The Methanoculleus thermophilus genome includes a window with the following:
- a CDS encoding ABC transporter substrate-binding protein, producing the protein MKRSLPALILILLAAIVFACGCTGTQTTPAGNGEAVQEIIVGALLPLSGGFAEGGEASKVALEVAAGDINDYFTAIGSDYRVGVIIEDTQTDPAVALEKLQALDKQGARIVIGPGSSAELEAARTYADEHGIILISTMSTAPSLAIAGDNVYRFVPPDTYQAGAMAYYLKADGIAAVVPIWRGDIWGDELEKLAAASFARGNGTVLDGVRYAPGEKDYAGMVTDLDVQVGRAIAAHGKEKVGVYLISLDEAAAIMEAAAKAKNLTEVRWYGCDGNVLLDTLVTGDAGRFAAETKFTGPEFGQYERAPANASTVQKIRDALGRQPNGYSLASYDALWTVVMTRTQTDTTDVSKLKIALEGTAKESGGPLFGSVELNGAGDRLTAHYLFWSVSARHETYTWTPVAQYDIWAADLPPQFERIDA; encoded by the coding sequence ATGAAGCGGAGCTTACCAGCGCTCATTCTTATTCTTCTTGCAGCGATCGTCTTCGCCTGCGGGTGCACCGGGACACAGACCACTCCCGCAGGGAATGGCGAAGCAGTACAGGAGATCATCGTCGGCGCCCTTCTGCCACTCTCCGGCGGCTTTGCCGAAGGTGGAGAAGCGAGCAAAGTCGCCCTTGAGGTAGCCGCCGGCGATATCAACGACTACTTCACCGCGATCGGGTCGGACTACCGGGTCGGGGTGATCATCGAGGATACGCAGACCGATCCCGCCGTCGCGCTTGAGAAACTGCAGGCCCTCGATAAGCAGGGTGCCAGGATCGTCATCGGGCCCGGTTCCAGCGCCGAGCTCGAGGCGGCCCGGACGTATGCCGACGAGCACGGTATCATCCTGATCAGCACCATGAGCACGGCGCCGTCGCTCGCGATTGCCGGTGACAACGTCTACCGGTTCGTGCCGCCGGACACCTACCAGGCCGGTGCGATGGCCTACTACCTGAAGGCGGACGGGATAGCGGCGGTCGTGCCGATCTGGCGCGGCGACATCTGGGGCGACGAGCTGGAGAAACTCGCCGCGGCGTCGTTTGCGCGGGGCAACGGCACGGTCCTCGACGGGGTCCGGTATGCGCCGGGCGAGAAGGACTACGCCGGGATGGTGACGGATCTAGACGTGCAGGTCGGCCGGGCCATCGCAGCGCACGGGAAGGAAAAGGTCGGTGTCTACCTGATCAGCCTCGACGAGGCGGCGGCGATCATGGAAGCGGCCGCGAAGGCAAAGAACCTCACGGAGGTCCGGTGGTATGGGTGCGACGGCAACGTCCTCCTCGATACCCTCGTGACGGGGGATGCCGGCCGGTTTGCGGCCGAGACGAAGTTCACCGGCCCGGAGTTCGGACAGTACGAACGTGCCCCGGCGAATGCGTCTACCGTCCAAAAGATCCGGGATGCCCTCGGACGGCAGCCTAACGGCTACAGCCTGGCCTCCTACGATGCGCTCTGGACCGTCGTCATGACCCGGACGCAGACCGACACCACGGACGTCTCGAAGTTGAAGATCGCCCTTGAGGGGACTGCAAAGGAATCCGGCGGGCCTCTGTTTGGGTCGGTGGAACTGAACGGGGCCGGCGACCGGTTGACCGCTCACTACCTCTTCTGGTCAGTGAGCGCCAGGCATGAAACCTACACCTGGACACCGGTTGCCCAGTATGATATCTGGGCGGCAGATCTCCCGCCTCAGTTTGAGCGCATCGATGCCTGA
- a CDS encoding site-2 protease family protein, translating to MNWLQILLLLTLAYLLIAYYIRERGLFRDHITFFGPIMGIKTNRVGFFDWFRKIGPVLRAYATLGVVMVVVVSVVMTLTLVLAVSQLMVQTPEPTGIYDPRNILAIPGVNEAIPITAAVIIGLLFTMVIHEFGHAILARVEDMRVRSMGLLVAVVPIGAFVEPDEEDVDAAKGMPKIRMFGAGITNNIVIGLACFAAMFLLVGMATPLPVPLVQGVYQGFPAAEAGLPGYSVITSINGIPVTTQEDVAAIMDGTRPGETVTLTAEKDGVESTYTLTLAEWPEVLDGERDSGFMGVYYYSAPAVKDRIGSIADLGLLAPIYLTVVPIDAFIQGNTLQLGVLLSSTPEQMAWEEPFPFFWGLVHLTFWTGWFNLLVGMFNAIPIIPLDGGYMMKEGVERFFERRGWSQYSQRVVASISGFVTVLLILLITMPMIVAALRFVMTIG from the coding sequence ATGAACTGGCTCCAGATACTCCTCCTTCTCACCCTGGCGTATCTTCTAATTGCCTATTATATCCGCGAGAGGGGGCTGTTTCGCGATCATATCACCTTCTTCGGCCCCATCATGGGGATCAAGACCAACAGGGTCGGGTTCTTTGACTGGTTTAGAAAGATAGGACCCGTGCTCCGGGCCTACGCGACGCTCGGGGTCGTGATGGTCGTTGTGGTCTCGGTCGTCATGACACTCACCCTGGTTCTTGCGGTCTCGCAGCTTATGGTGCAGACTCCGGAACCGACCGGGATCTATGATCCAAGAAATATCCTCGCCATACCGGGGGTCAATGAGGCGATCCCGATCACCGCGGCCGTCATCATCGGTCTCCTGTTCACGATGGTGATCCACGAGTTCGGCCACGCAATCCTCGCCCGAGTCGAGGATATGCGTGTCCGGAGCATGGGCCTCCTCGTCGCCGTCGTCCCGATAGGGGCGTTCGTCGAGCCCGATGAAGAGGATGTGGATGCGGCGAAAGGGATGCCGAAGATCCGGATGTTCGGCGCCGGGATCACGAACAACATCGTCATAGGGCTTGCATGCTTTGCGGCGATGTTCCTCCTCGTAGGGATGGCGACGCCGCTCCCCGTCCCGCTCGTCCAGGGGGTCTACCAGGGCTTCCCGGCAGCCGAGGCGGGCCTCCCCGGCTACTCGGTCATCACGAGCATAAACGGCATCCCCGTGACAACCCAGGAAGATGTCGCGGCAATCATGGACGGAACACGGCCCGGGGAGACGGTCACCCTGACGGCCGAAAAGGACGGGGTCGAGAGCACGTATACGCTCACGCTCGCCGAATGGCCGGAGGTGCTCGATGGCGAACGGGACTCCGGGTTTATGGGAGTCTACTACTACAGCGCCCCGGCGGTGAAGGATCGGATAGGGAGCATCGCGGATCTCGGGCTGCTTGCACCGATCTACCTCACAGTTGTCCCTATCGACGCCTTCATCCAGGGCAACACCCTGCAACTTGGTGTCCTGCTCTCAAGCACCCCCGAGCAGATGGCCTGGGAGGAGCCGTTCCCCTTCTTCTGGGGCCTGGTCCACCTCACCTTCTGGACAGGGTGGTTCAACCTGCTGGTCGGGATGTTCAACGCCATCCCGATCATCCCGCTCGACGGCGGCTACATGATGAAAGAGGGGGTTGAGCGATTCTTCGAACGCCGGGGCTGGTCGCAGTACTCCCAGAGGGTCGTCGCCTCGATCAGCGGGTTCGTGACGGTGCTGCTGATCCTCCTCATCACGATGCCGATGATCGTCGCGGCGCTGCGGTTTGTGATGACGATTGGGTGA